From a region of the Streptomyces venezuelae genome:
- a CDS encoding NB-ARC domain-containing protein, with protein MGRLERPLAPDAGPVTAFARELRRLRTAAGSPGYRDMATRAMFSASVLSDAAAGYRLPTLQVALAFAEACGGDRASWERRWHEAARADGDDGTARPAVKAVQQHQENELRAADVRAVLPPPSQLPMEAQPLVGRRELLQRARALTAPSYDGQRPAAPLVISGQVGAGKTAFALRLAHELAVNLPDGQLYANLDPAADGRKDAAGIAGGFLEALGIPADRIPNDPGQRIGLYRSLLNRRRLLVVLDGVQHERQIRELLIAAPESRIIITSRSRLLGLDGIGRIRLPALDRDESMELLAQLLGGDRVGSEPRACLRLADACGDLPLALNLAGRRLAARPEWMLQDAVSELLGDGPGGPGGFGRRVGQRAPGRFLARLQIGDDALSSRLDSAYRLLTPWARLMLRQFAGSDNPPSVDNVVYESADALALLVERSAQPVEDLLERLLDAGLLDHCDLPGQYGLTPMARAYALTQPDPTEEDPSPAPVPAAAARGRVHARQPG; from the coding sequence GTGGGAAGACTGGAGAGACCGCTGGCCCCCGACGCCGGACCGGTCACCGCGTTCGCCCGGGAGTTGCGCAGGCTGCGTACCGCGGCCGGCAGTCCCGGCTACCGCGACATGGCCACCCGGGCCATGTTCTCCGCGTCCGTGCTCTCCGACGCGGCCGCCGGCTACCGGCTCCCGACGCTTCAGGTGGCCCTCGCCTTCGCCGAGGCCTGCGGCGGTGACCGCGCCAGCTGGGAACGCCGCTGGCACGAGGCGGCACGCGCCGACGGGGACGACGGAACCGCCCGTCCGGCGGTCAAAGCCGTGCAGCAGCACCAGGAGAACGAGCTGCGCGCGGCCGACGTACGCGCCGTGCTGCCGCCGCCCTCGCAGCTGCCGATGGAGGCCCAGCCCCTGGTGGGACGGCGTGAGCTGCTCCAGCGGGCGCGGGCCCTGACCGCTCCCTCCTACGACGGGCAGCGCCCCGCGGCACCCTTGGTGATCAGCGGTCAGGTCGGTGCGGGGAAGACGGCCTTCGCCCTGCGGCTCGCCCACGAACTGGCCGTGAACCTGCCCGACGGGCAGCTCTACGCGAACCTCGACCCGGCCGCGGACGGGCGGAAGGACGCCGCCGGAATCGCGGGCGGTTTCCTGGAGGCGCTCGGCATCCCCGCCGACCGGATCCCGAACGATCCCGGTCAGAGAATTGGCCTGTACCGATCGCTCCTCAACCGCCGGCGGCTGCTCGTCGTGCTGGACGGCGTCCAGCACGAGCGGCAGATCAGGGAACTTCTCATCGCGGCGCCCGAGAGCCGCATCATCATCACCAGCCGGTCCCGTCTACTGGGCCTCGACGGAATTGGCCGGATCCGGCTCCCCGCACTGGACCGCGACGAGTCGATGGAACTGCTCGCGCAGCTGCTCGGCGGCGACCGGGTCGGCAGCGAGCCGCGCGCGTGCCTGCGCCTCGCCGATGCCTGCGGGGACCTGCCGCTCGCGCTCAACCTGGCCGGCCGGCGCCTCGCGGCCCGCCCCGAGTGGATGCTCCAGGACGCCGTGTCCGAACTGCTCGGAGACGGGCCGGGCGGGCCGGGCGGCTTCGGCAGGCGCGTCGGGCAGCGGGCACCCGGCCGTTTCCTGGCCCGGCTGCAGATCGGGGACGACGCGCTGAGCAGCCGTCTCGACAGCGCCTACCGGCTGCTGACCCCGTGGGCGCGGCTGATGCTGCGCCAGTTCGCCGGCTCCGACAACCCGCCCTCCGTGGACAACGTGGTGTACGAGTCCGCGGACGCGCTCGCCCTGCTGGTCGAGCGGTCCGCGCAGCCGGTGGAGGACCTCCTCGAACGGCTCCTCGACGCGGGACTGCTCGACCACTGCGACCTGCCCGGGCAGTACGGACTGACGCCGATGGCGCGGGCGTACGCGCTGACGCAGCCGGACCCGACGGAGGAGGACCCGTCTCCCGCTCCCGTGCCCGCGGCGGCGGCGCGGGGCCGTGTGCACGCGCGGCAGCCGGGGTAG
- a CDS encoding AfsR/SARP family transcriptional regulator codes for MDPAGGRLRFNVLGSLEGWFGEVRLRLGGAIQERVLCVLLLEAGRVVPVARLVEATWEKDPPVTAAHQVRKAVADLRRRIPTGTEVIATDGPGYRVTVADDQVDLLEFDALTRAAGQAVREGGRSAAAEALRSALALWRGSVLSGTGGPVIEAAAIALEERRLAAAEQFFDLCLALGESGELISGLRALITQHPLRETLRGQLMLALYRSGRQAEALKEYGEVRELLVDELGIDPGPRLARLYEAILRDSPELAAPERPAPVPAAPVRPVPGPAAPVDPVPERAGSEAAPFEAAPSEAAPPEAVPSEAAAPEATARPEQDREGEPATRDAPADAPCTLPYDLPDFTGRAKELAELFDYVQDKARGGERYARIVAIDGMGGMGKTTLAVHAAHRLADRYPDGQLHIDLHGFTPGREPVTPAAALDGLLRTIGTPGDRIPEDLEGRTALWRSKLDGRRMLLLFDNAVDAAQIRPLLPAWPGCLALITSRGRLLDLDGVEWVSIGMMEPEDSTSLMAETLGTTRVAAEPAASAELAELCGHLPLALRIATARLRNRPRWTVRYLVERLRDEKRRMDELSSGERSVAATLRLSYLAMDEEYRTAFRILSLYPCAGTDAHSAAALLGTTVRDAEDALEFLLDVHLVQQPDIGLYTFHDLVRSFAQSLRGPATADDDAAAVERLLGYYLTASNTACEVLFPGRERRPTGIAPYQGELPSLRDAEQAVRWFEREQAGLLAAVSLAERCGHDRYAACLSRNVGFHLHTHGQLDEFWSVGHLAVAAARRLDDPALLGISLANLGAACWKLGRFEEGLEVAAEARDTAIRAGDRHTEAHSESTLGLLMSMLGRYGEALPLLERSVAVARELSNLRAESESLTTLSTLYERWGRYPEAAAAARRAIEIDRDLGYRGNEIVALTDLAFAQVGLGEYPDADASLGRARALCDEARSPGDVALVLALSALVAHERGDGPQARAFAERSLVLGRTSGAPIRLAKVENVLGRLHLLWGEHEVALALHEHAHRIAEPMSFRAEEASALVGMADAAEALGDFRAAAGYRAAAEGLYDFMSLPAHRRTY; via the coding sequence GTGGATCCTGCGGGGGGCAGGCTGCGCTTCAACGTTCTCGGATCGCTTGAGGGATGGTTCGGCGAGGTACGGCTGAGGCTGGGGGGAGCGATCCAGGAACGGGTCCTGTGCGTCCTGCTGCTGGAAGCCGGCCGGGTGGTGCCCGTGGCCCGCCTCGTGGAGGCGACCTGGGAGAAGGACCCGCCGGTGACCGCGGCGCATCAGGTCCGCAAGGCCGTCGCCGACCTGCGGCGGCGGATACCCACCGGCACCGAGGTGATCGCCACCGACGGGCCCGGCTACCGCGTGACGGTGGCGGACGACCAGGTCGACCTCCTGGAGTTCGACGCCCTGACCAGGGCGGCGGGCCAGGCGGTGCGGGAAGGCGGCCGGTCCGCGGCCGCCGAGGCACTGCGGTCCGCCCTCGCCCTGTGGCGGGGATCGGTCCTGTCCGGTACCGGCGGACCGGTGATCGAGGCCGCGGCGATCGCGCTGGAGGAGCGCCGGCTGGCCGCCGCCGAGCAGTTCTTCGACCTGTGCCTCGCCCTGGGCGAGAGCGGTGAGCTCATCTCGGGCCTGCGGGCCCTGATCACCCAGCACCCGCTGCGGGAGACGCTGCGCGGCCAGCTGATGCTCGCCCTGTACCGCTCCGGGCGGCAGGCCGAGGCGCTCAAGGAGTACGGGGAGGTCCGCGAGCTGCTCGTGGACGAGCTCGGCATCGACCCGGGCCCCCGGCTGGCCAGACTGTACGAGGCGATCCTGCGCGACAGCCCCGAGCTGGCCGCGCCCGAACGGCCGGCTCCGGTGCCCGCGGCGCCCGTACGACCGGTGCCCGGACCGGCGGCCCCCGTGGATCCGGTGCCCGAACGAGCCGGTTCCGAAGCCGCGCCGTTCGAGGCCGCGCCGTCCGAGGCCGCACCGCCGGAGGCCGTGCCGTCCGAGGCCGCGGCCCCCGAGGCCACGGCCCGCCCGGAACAGGACCGGGAGGGGGAGCCGGCAACGCGCGACGCCCCGGCCGACGCCCCGTGCACCCTGCCGTACGACCTGCCCGACTTCACCGGGCGCGCCAAGGAGCTGGCCGAGCTCTTCGACTACGTGCAGGACAAGGCCCGGGGCGGTGAGCGGTACGCCCGGATCGTGGCCATCGACGGCATGGGCGGCATGGGCAAGACCACCCTGGCCGTGCATGCCGCGCACCGGCTGGCCGACCGGTATCCCGACGGGCAGCTCCACATCGACCTGCACGGGTTCACCCCGGGCCGCGAGCCCGTGACGCCCGCCGCCGCGCTCGACGGGCTGCTGCGGACCATCGGTACGCCCGGGGACCGGATCCCCGAGGACCTGGAGGGGCGCACCGCCCTGTGGCGGTCCAAGCTGGACGGCCGGCGGATGCTGCTCCTGTTCGACAACGCGGTCGACGCGGCACAGATCAGGCCCCTGCTGCCGGCCTGGCCCGGCTGTCTCGCCCTGATCACCAGCCGCGGCCGGCTGCTGGACCTCGACGGCGTCGAGTGGGTGTCCATCGGGATGATGGAGCCCGAGGACAGCACCAGCCTGATGGCGGAGACCCTCGGTACCACCCGGGTGGCCGCCGAGCCGGCGGCATCCGCCGAACTGGCCGAGCTGTGCGGGCACCTGCCGCTGGCGCTGCGGATCGCGACCGCCCGGCTGCGCAACAGGCCGCGCTGGACGGTGCGTTATCTGGTCGAGCGGCTGCGTGACGAGAAGCGCCGGATGGACGAGCTGAGTTCGGGGGAGCGCAGCGTCGCGGCGACCCTGCGGCTGTCGTACCTGGCGATGGACGAGGAGTACCGGACCGCGTTCCGCATCCTCAGCCTGTACCCGTGCGCCGGGACGGACGCCCATTCGGCGGCGGCGCTCCTCGGCACGACCGTCCGCGACGCCGAGGACGCCCTGGAGTTCCTGCTCGACGTCCACCTGGTCCAGCAGCCCGACATCGGCCTCTACACCTTCCACGACCTGGTGCGCAGCTTCGCGCAGAGCCTGCGGGGGCCGGCGACGGCCGACGACGACGCGGCGGCGGTCGAGCGGCTGCTCGGCTACTACCTGACGGCGTCGAACACGGCCTGCGAGGTGCTCTTCCCGGGACGGGAGCGCAGGCCGACCGGCATCGCGCCCTACCAGGGCGAGCTGCCGTCCCTCAGGGACGCCGAACAGGCGGTGCGCTGGTTCGAGCGGGAGCAGGCGGGACTGCTCGCGGCCGTGTCGCTCGCCGAGCGGTGCGGCCACGACCGGTACGCGGCCTGCCTGAGCCGCAACGTGGGATTCCACCTGCACACGCACGGACAGCTCGACGAGTTCTGGAGCGTCGGACACCTCGCGGTGGCCGCCGCCCGCCGGCTCGACGATCCGGCGCTGCTCGGCATCAGCCTGGCCAATCTGGGTGCGGCCTGCTGGAAGCTGGGCCGGTTCGAGGAAGGGCTGGAGGTGGCCGCGGAGGCACGCGACACGGCGATCCGTGCCGGGGACCGGCACACCGAGGCGCACAGCGAATCGACCCTCGGGCTGCTGATGTCGATGCTCGGGAGGTACGGCGAGGCCCTCCCGCTCCTGGAGCGGTCCGTGGCCGTGGCCCGGGAACTGTCCAACCTGCGTGCGGAGTCGGAGAGCCTGACCACCCTCAGCACGCTGTACGAGCGGTGGGGCCGCTATCCGGAGGCGGCGGCCGCCGCCCGGCGGGCGATCGAGATCGACCGCGACCTCGGTTACCGCGGCAACGAGATCGTGGCGCTGACCGATCTGGCCTTCGCGCAGGTGGGCCTGGGCGAGTACCCGGACGCGGACGCCAGTCTGGGGCGCGCCCGCGCCCTGTGCGACGAGGCCAGGTCGCCCGGCGACGTGGCCCTGGTGCTGGCGCTGTCCGCCCTCGTCGCGCACGAGCGGGGCGACGGCCCGCAGGCGCGCGCGTTCGCCGAGCGCTCCCTGGTCCTCGGCCGTACCAGCGGTGCGCCGATCCGGCTCGCGAAGGTCGAGAACGTGCTCGGCCGGCTCCACCTGCTGTGGGGGGAGCACGAGGTGGCCCTGGCCCTGCACGAGCACGCCCACAGGATCGCGGAGCCGATGAGCTTCCGTGCCGAGGAGGCGTCCGCGCTGGTGGGCATGGCCGATGCGGCCGAGGCGCTCGGTGACTTCCGGGCGGCGGCCGGGTACCGCGCGGCCGCCGAGGGGTTATACGACTTCATGAGCCTGCCGGCGCACCGCAGGACGTACTGA
- a CDS encoding LysM peptidoglycan-binding domain-containing protein translates to MGLFDFLKSDKKKAHDDAEKAREQVQQQAGEARRPPSGSAADAASATRATAERMAAAAAPPRPAPATPTPTSAAHKAVPAAPKPAAMPKPGASSAAPGAMHTPTPHSAAHKAVPAAPMRGPVPAAKKRTYTVKAGDSLPAIARHELGNEARWRELYAMNRGVVGSNPDLVRPGTVLTLPG, encoded by the coding sequence ATGGGACTCTTCGACTTCCTGAAGTCCGACAAGAAGAAGGCGCACGACGACGCCGAGAAGGCGCGGGAGCAGGTGCAGCAGCAGGCGGGCGAGGCCCGCAGGCCTCCCTCGGGTTCCGCGGCCGACGCGGCCTCGGCCACCCGGGCCACCGCCGAGCGCATGGCGGCGGCGGCCGCGCCGCCCAGGCCCGCCCCCGCGACCCCGACCCCCACGTCCGCCGCGCACAAGGCGGTGCCCGCCGCTCCCAAGCCGGCCGCGATGCCGAAGCCCGGGGCCTCCTCCGCCGCGCCGGGCGCCATGCACACGCCCACCCCGCACTCGGCCGCGCACAAGGCGGTGCCGGCGGCCCCGATGCGGGGTCCCGTGCCCGCCGCCAAGAAGCGCACGTACACCGTCAAGGCCGGCGACTCGCTCCCCGCGATCGCCCGTCACGAGCTCGGCAACGAGGCCCGCTGGCGTGAGCTCTACGCGATGAACAGGGGCGTCGTCGGCTCCAACCCGGACCTCGTCCGCCCCGGCACGGTCCTCACGCTCCCCGGCTGA
- a CDS encoding DUF5324 family protein, translating into MTGKESMRLAAESARESVRHATEVVAPYAESAREAAVHYAQEANERLAPRVSYAATSAAQHARSTYDCHLHPRLQAARAHVPPPVDRAATQARRAARQAADYTQPKIESAIAAATPVAEEAASRSVAALAALRGQVTAKEVQKLVRRHERRARNGKILRGAALVGLLACAAYAAWRWWDQQSNPDWLVEPPAATELSARDAEPVGFDEELAEKEREAGAGPDDKQL; encoded by the coding sequence GTGACCGGCAAGGAGAGCATGCGCCTGGCAGCCGAGAGCGCCAGGGAGAGTGTGCGACACGCGACGGAAGTGGTGGCACCGTACGCGGAATCCGCCAGGGAAGCCGCGGTGCACTACGCCCAGGAAGCGAACGAGCGGCTGGCACCCCGGGTGTCGTACGCGGCGACCAGCGCCGCCCAGCACGCCCGTTCGACCTACGACTGCCATCTGCATCCCCGGCTCCAGGCGGCGCGGGCCCATGTGCCGCCCCCGGTCGACCGGGCTGCGACACAGGCCCGCCGGGCGGCGCGGCAGGCCGCCGACTACACCCAGCCGAAGATCGAGAGCGCGATCGCGGCCGCCACACCGGTGGCCGAGGAGGCCGCGTCCCGGTCGGTCGCGGCACTCGCGGCGCTGCGCGGCCAGGTGACCGCCAAGGAAGTGCAGAAGCTCGTACGGCGCCACGAGCGGCGCGCGCGCAACGGGAAGATCCTGCGCGGCGCCGCCCTGGTCGGCCTTCTCGCGTGCGCCGCCTACGCGGCGTGGCGGTGGTGGGACCAGCAGTCGAATCCGGACTGGCTCGTCGAACCGCCGGCGGCCACCGAGCTGTCGGCGCGCGACGCGGAGCCGGTCGGCTTCGACGAGGAGCTGGCCGAGAAGGAACGCGAGGCCGGGGCGGGCCCCGACGACAAGCAGCTCTGA
- a CDS encoding peptidylprolyl isomerase produces the protein MAEKLYATLKTTHGDIEIELLENFAPKTVRNFVELATGAREWTRPTDGQKTTDPLYDGTVFHRVISGFMIQGGDPLGNGTGGPGYRFADEFHPDLAFTKPFLLAMANAGPGTNGSQFFITVAPTAWLTRKHTIFGEVTDPASQKVVQAIAGSATNPRTERPLDDVIIQSVVVEKR, from the coding sequence GTGGCCGAGAAGCTCTACGCCACCCTGAAGACGACCCACGGCGACATCGAGATCGAGCTGCTGGAGAACTTCGCTCCGAAGACCGTCAGGAACTTCGTCGAGCTCGCCACGGGCGCCCGGGAATGGACCCGCCCCACCGACGGCCAGAAGACCACGGACCCGCTGTACGACGGCACCGTCTTCCACCGTGTCATCAGCGGCTTCATGATCCAGGGCGGGGACCCGCTCGGCAACGGCACCGGCGGTCCGGGCTACCGGTTCGCGGACGAGTTCCACCCCGACCTGGCCTTCACCAAGCCCTTCCTGCTGGCCATGGCCAACGCCGGCCCGGGCACCAACGGCTCGCAGTTCTTCATCACCGTCGCGCCCACCGCCTGGCTGACGCGCAAGCACACCATCTTCGGCGAGGTCACCGACCCGGCCAGCCAGAAGGTCGTGCAGGCCATCGCAGGCAGCGCCACCAACCCGCGCACCGAGCGCCCGCTGGACGACGTGATCATCCAGTCCGTGGTGGTCGAGAAGCGCTGA
- a CDS encoding rhomboid family intramembrane serine protease, with the protein MDTDRLPGCYRHPDRDTGISCTRCERPICPECMISASVGFQCPECVRTGSGTGHQPAANAPRTVAGGVVAADPHLVTKILIGINVLVFLVVLSDQALAVQLELIGRYREFQYLAGPVRGVSTGEYYRLLTSVFLHVEWWHIVGNMIGLWVIGGPLEAALGRVRYLAVFLLSGLGGSALVYLLSEPNVATLGASGAVFGLLGATVVLAKRLRYEMRPVIVMVVLMLMLTFVPLGGALTVSWQAHVGGLVTGALVGLGMLMPAAGRNRALVQWGTCAVAFLLAAALILTRTAELT; encoded by the coding sequence ATGGACACCGACCGTCTGCCGGGCTGCTACCGCCACCCGGACCGCGACACGGGGATCAGCTGCACCCGCTGCGAGCGCCCCATCTGCCCCGAGTGCATGATCAGCGCCTCGGTCGGCTTCCAGTGTCCCGAGTGCGTCCGCACGGGCTCCGGCACCGGACACCAGCCGGCCGCGAACGCACCGCGCACCGTCGCGGGCGGCGTGGTCGCCGCCGATCCCCACCTGGTCACCAAGATCCTCATCGGGATCAACGTCCTGGTGTTCCTCGTGGTGCTCTCCGACCAGGCACTCGCGGTCCAGCTGGAGCTGATCGGCCGGTACCGGGAGTTCCAGTACCTCGCCGGCCCCGTCCGCGGAGTTTCCACAGGCGAGTACTACCGGCTGCTGACCTCGGTCTTCCTGCACGTCGAGTGGTGGCACATCGTCGGCAACATGATCGGTCTGTGGGTGATCGGCGGACCGCTGGAAGCGGCGCTGGGCCGCGTCCGCTATCTCGCGGTCTTCCTGCTCTCCGGCCTGGGCGGGAGCGCACTGGTCTATCTGCTGAGCGAGCCGAACGTGGCGACCCTCGGTGCCTCCGGCGCCGTCTTCGGCCTGCTCGGGGCCACCGTCGTCCTGGCGAAGCGGCTGCGCTACGAGATGCGGCCGGTGATCGTCATGGTCGTGCTGATGCTGATGCTGACCTTCGTACCGCTCGGCGGCGCGCTCACGGTGTCCTGGCAGGCCCATGTGGGTGGCCTGGTCACCGGAGCGCTGGTGGGTCTGGGCATGCTCATGCCGGCCGCTGGCCGGAATCGCGCACTGGTCCAGTGGGGCACCTGCGCGGTGGCCTTCCTGCTGGCCGCAGCGCTGATTCTGACCCGCACCGCGGAACTCACCTGA
- the crgA gene encoding cell division protein CrgA — protein sequence MPKSRIRKKDDYTPPPTRQPQNIRLTNRSWVAPVMLAFFLIGLAWIVVFYVTETQLPIEALGNWNIVVGFGFIAAGFGVSTQWK from the coding sequence GTGCCGAAGTCACGTATCCGCAAGAAGGACGACTACACGCCGCCGCCGACCCGGCAGCCGCAGAACATCCGGCTCACGAATCGCAGCTGGGTCGCCCCGGTCATGCTGGCGTTCTTCCTGATCGGACTCGCGTGGATCGTCGTTTTCTACGTGACCGAGACCCAGCTGCCGATCGAGGCTCTGGGCAATTGGAACATTGTGGTCGGTTTCGGCTTCATCGCTGCCGGATTCGGCGTTTCCACGCAGTGGAAGTAG
- a CDS encoding DUF881 domain-containing protein, giving the protein MSNSDDSSAGPRRRARPVRLLTAAVFALAGLLFVTSFNTSKGTNIRTDASLLKLSDLIKERSQDNAALEQSTAAARGRVDALAERDDGSTKAEDAKLAALRAVSGTEELTGKGLTVTLNDAPPNATARIPNVPEPQPNDLVIHQQDLQAVVNALWHGGAQGIQVMDQRLISTSAVRCVGNTLILQGRVYSPPYKISAVGDPGAMKKALAASPALQNYQLYVNAYGLGWKVDEHKALTLPGYSGTVDLHYAKPVAPTP; this is encoded by the coding sequence TTGAGCAATTCAGACGACTCCTCCGCGGGTCCCCGTCGCCGGGCCAGGCCGGTCCGGTTGCTGACGGCCGCCGTCTTCGCCCTGGCAGGGCTGCTCTTCGTCACCAGTTTCAACACCTCCAAGGGTACGAACATCCGGACGGACGCCTCACTCCTGAAGCTGTCCGACCTGATCAAGGAGCGCAGCCAGGACAACGCGGCCCTCGAACAGAGCACCGCGGCCGCGCGCGGCCGGGTGGACGCCCTCGCCGAGCGCGACGACGGCAGCACCAAGGCCGAGGACGCCAAGCTGGCCGCCCTGCGCGCCGTCTCCGGCACCGAGGAGCTGACCGGCAAGGGCCTGACCGTCACCCTGAACGACGCCCCGCCGAACGCCACCGCACGCATCCCGAACGTGCCCGAGCCGCAGCCCAACGACCTGGTGATCCACCAGCAGGACCTGCAGGCCGTGGTCAACGCGCTCTGGCACGGCGGTGCCCAGGGCATCCAGGTCATGGACCAGCGGCTGATCTCCACCAGCGCGGTGCGCTGCGTGGGCAACACCCTGATCCTCCAGGGCCGGGTCTACTCGCCGCCGTACAAGATCTCGGCCGTCGGCGATCCGGGCGCGATGAAGAAGGCCCTCGCCGCCTCTCCGGCCCTGCAGAACTACCAGCTGTACGTGAACGCGTACGGGCTCGGCTGGAAAGTGGACGAGCACAAGGCGCTGACACTTCCCGGCTACTCCGGCACAGTGGACCTCCACTATGCGAAGCCGGTGGCGCCCACCCCGTGA
- a CDS encoding class E sortase: MRSRWRPPRDRVRPDVVLRLAVRTFSEVCLTAGTLIVLFVAYILLWTGVKADRAMDGERERLRDRWAAAPAAAPQPAPPAVPSQAPPPTAEPERHPAGRAFAEMYVPRFGPDWVKPVLEGTDPELLKKGLGHYAATAPLGAVGNFSVAGHRRTYGDPFKDFPQLRPGDEVILKDASTWYTYTLRSAPLRTLPTDVAVVGPVPEKSPFRAPGRYLTLTTCDPEWGHSHRLVVWAELTGTRPAAEGRPEGLSG, from the coding sequence ATGCGAAGCCGGTGGCGCCCACCCCGTGATCGGGTCCGTCCTGACGTCGTACTGCGCCTGGCGGTACGGACGTTCAGCGAGGTGTGCCTGACGGCGGGCACCCTGATCGTGCTCTTCGTCGCCTACATCCTGCTGTGGACCGGGGTCAAGGCCGACCGGGCCATGGACGGGGAGAGGGAGCGGCTGCGCGACCGCTGGGCGGCCGCCCCGGCCGCCGCGCCGCAGCCGGCGCCGCCGGCCGTCCCGTCGCAGGCCCCGCCGCCCACCGCGGAGCCGGAGCGCCACCCCGCCGGCCGGGCCTTCGCGGAGATGTACGTCCCGCGCTTCGGCCCGGACTGGGTCAAGCCCGTCCTGGAGGGCACCGACCCCGAACTGCTGAAAAAGGGCCTCGGCCACTACGCCGCGACCGCCCCGCTCGGAGCCGTCGGGAACTTCTCGGTGGCCGGCCACCGGCGCACCTACGGGGACCCCTTCAAGGACTTCCCGCAGCTGCGGCCGGGCGACGAGGTGATCCTCAAGGACGCGAGCACCTGGTACACGTACACGCTCCGGTCCGCGCCCCTGCGCACGCTGCCCACCGACGTCGCCGTGGTCGGCCCCGTCCCGGAGAAGTCACCGTTCCGGGCGCCGGGCCGCTATCTGACGCTGACGACCTGCGATCCCGAGTGGGGTCACAGCCACCGGCTGGTCGTCTGGGCGGAGCTGACCGGGACCCGCCCCGCGGCCGAGGGGCGCCCGGAGGGTTTGTCCGGGTGA
- a CDS encoding aminodeoxychorismate/anthranilate synthase component II: MSARILVVDNYDSFVFNLVQYLYQLGAECEVLRNDEVELAHAQDGFDGVLLSPGPGTPEEAGVCIDMVRHCASTAVPVFGVCLGMQSMAVAYGGVVGRAPELLHGKTSPVIHEGLGVFEGLPSPFTATRYHSLAAEPRTLPDVLEVTARTEDGIIMGLRHREHDVEGVQFHPESVLTEWGHRMLANWLVRCGDAGAVGRSAGLAPVVGKAVA, encoded by the coding sequence GTGAGCGCGCGCATTCTGGTTGTGGACAACTACGACAGCTTTGTCTTCAACCTGGTCCAGTACCTCTACCAGCTCGGTGCCGAATGCGAGGTGCTGCGCAACGACGAGGTCGAGCTCGCGCACGCGCAGGACGGATTCGACGGCGTCCTGCTGTCCCCCGGCCCCGGAACGCCGGAAGAGGCCGGCGTCTGCATCGACATGGTCCGCCACTGTGCGAGCACGGCCGTCCCCGTCTTCGGCGTGTGCCTCGGCATGCAGTCGATGGCGGTCGCCTACGGAGGCGTCGTGGGCCGGGCGCCCGAGCTGCTGCACGGCAAGACCTCACCCGTCATCCACGAGGGGCTCGGGGTGTTCGAGGGGCTGCCGTCGCCGTTCACCGCGACCCGCTACCACTCCCTGGCCGCCGAGCCCCGGACCCTGCCGGACGTGCTGGAGGTCACGGCGCGGACCGAGGACGGGATCATCATGGGCCTGCGCCACCGGGAGCACGACGTCGAGGGCGTGCAGTTCCATCCCGAGTCGGTGCTGACCGAGTGGGGCCACCGGATGCTCGCCAACTGGCTGGTGCGGTGCGGTGACGCGGGTGCCGTGGGGCGTTCGGCGGGGCTGGCCCCGGTGGTGGGCAAGGCCGTCGCGTGA
- a CDS encoding class E sortase, with amino-acid sequence MSRARRRAAAPPAGSRSVLAGFLSLLGEVLITVGLVLGLFVAYSLWWTNVLADRQASARGDEIRQQWQAPEPQAAGPGALDTQDGVGFLHVPAMKNGEVLVKPGTDPDTLDDGVAGYYTQPVKSALPWDEKGNFALAAHRDGHGAKFHNIDKVKNGDAIVFETRDTWYVYKVFAELRQTSKYNTDVINAVPKDSGKTAPGRYVTLTTCTPVYTSKYRYIVWGELVRTEKVDAKRTPPAELR; translated from the coding sequence GTGTCTCGTGCCCGCCGCCGCGCCGCGGCCCCGCCCGCCGGCAGCCGCAGTGTGCTCGCCGGGTTCCTGAGCCTGCTGGGCGAGGTCCTGATCACCGTGGGCCTGGTGCTGGGCCTGTTCGTGGCCTACTCGCTGTGGTGGACGAACGTGCTCGCGGACCGGCAGGCGTCGGCGCGCGGCGACGAGATCCGCCAGCAGTGGCAGGCCCCCGAACCGCAGGCAGCCGGACCCGGAGCGCTGGACACCCAGGACGGCGTCGGCTTCCTGCACGTACCGGCGATGAAGAACGGCGAGGTGCTCGTCAAGCCCGGGACCGACCCGGACACCCTCGACGACGGCGTGGCCGGCTACTACACGCAGCCGGTGAAGTCGGCGCTGCCCTGGGACGAGAAGGGCAACTTCGCGCTGGCCGCGCACCGCGACGGGCACGGGGCGAAGTTCCACAACATCGACAAGGTGAAGAACGGCGACGCGATCGTCTTTGAGACCCGCGACACCTGGTACGTCTACAAGGTCTTCGCCGAGCTGCGCCAGACTTCGAAGTACAACACCGACGTGATCAACGCGGTCCCGAAGGACTCGGGCAAGACCGCCCCCGGCCGGTACGTCACGCTCACCACCTGCACGCCGGTCTACACCTCGAAGTACCGGTACATCGTGTGGGGCGAGCTGGTCCGGACGGAGAAGGTGGACGCGAAGCGGACCCCGCCGGCCGAACTGCGCTGA